One Sediminicola sp. YIK13 DNA segment encodes these proteins:
- a CDS encoding amidohydrolase: protein MRKLIYSLVLTSLISFMGHAQKTTQDILKNLDKKSETYGTIAQNIWEFAEMGYLEEQSSALLQKTLSDEGFSIKTGVAGIPTAFIAEYGNGGPIIAILGEFDALPGLSQQAVPEKLSADKAAGHACGHHLFGTASTAAAIAVKEWMLANNVKGTIRFYGCPAEEGGSGKVYMVREGLFNDVDVALHWHPGSENEANAGAALANKSAKFRFHGISAHAAGAPEKGRSALDGVEAMDMMVNMMREHIPSEARIHYVITQGGKAPNVVPDFAEVYYYARHGQRDVVIDIFDRIVKAAEGAALGTGTTMDYEMIGGTHELLPNLTLQKLMYDNLVKVGGVNYSAEEKEFADKIAVSLGYDKANLDLAKNIEPYKTEAKAYGSTDVGDVSFTVPTVGLGTATWVPGTPAHSWQAVAAGGTTIGKKGMMVAAKTLTLTAIDILKSKDIIMKAKQELMERRGKDFTYIPLLGDRAPALDYRK from the coding sequence ATGAGAAAATTAATTTACAGCTTGGTATTGACAAGCCTTATTTCTTTCATGGGCCACGCCCAGAAAACCACCCAGGACATTTTAAAGAACTTGGACAAGAAAAGCGAAACCTATGGCACCATTGCCCAAAATATCTGGGAATTTGCAGAAATGGGCTATTTAGAGGAACAAAGTTCTGCTTTATTGCAAAAGACATTGAGCGATGAGGGCTTCTCCATTAAAACGGGGGTCGCAGGAATACCTACCGCTTTCATCGCAGAGTATGGCAATGGTGGGCCGATCATAGCCATCCTTGGTGAATTTGATGCCTTGCCCGGTCTATCCCAACAGGCGGTACCAGAAAAACTATCAGCGGACAAAGCAGCCGGACATGCATGTGGACATCATTTGTTCGGTACGGCCTCCACAGCGGCCGCTATTGCAGTGAAAGAGTGGATGCTAGCCAACAATGTAAAAGGGACCATTAGATTTTACGGTTGCCCTGCAGAAGAAGGCGGCTCCGGAAAAGTGTATATGGTAAGGGAAGGCTTATTTAACGATGTGGATGTAGCCTTGCATTGGCACCCTGGTTCAGAAAATGAAGCAAATGCCGGAGCCGCCCTGGCCAACAAATCGGCAAAATTCAGATTCCATGGAATTTCTGCCCATGCTGCCGGAGCTCCTGAAAAAGGTCGTTCCGCCTTAGATGGGGTGGAGGCAATGGATATGATGGTGAATATGATGAGGGAGCATATCCCATCTGAAGCACGTATCCATTATGTGATTACCCAAGGAGGAAAAGCTCCCAATGTGGTACCCGATTTTGCGGAAGTGTACTATTATGCCAGACATGGTCAAAGGGATGTTGTTATTGATATATTTGATAGAATCGTAAAAGCTGCGGAAGGTGCAGCCTTAGGTACGGGAACCACTATGGATTATGAGATGATTGGAGGAACACATGAGCTATTGCCCAACCTGACCCTCCAGAAATTGATGTACGATAACCTGGTGAAGGTTGGCGGTGTAAATTATTCTGCGGAGGAAAAAGAGTTTGCGGATAAAATTGCCGTAAGCCTCGGATATGACAAAGCGAACCTGGACCTAGCCAAAAATATTGAACCTTACAAAACCGAAGCCAAAGCCTATGGTTCCACAGATGTTGGCGATGTAAGCTTTACCGTGCCAACGGTAGGACTGGGCACTGCAACCTGGGTTCCGGGAACCCCTGCCCACAGCTGGCAAGCAGTTGCGGCGGGCGGAACAACAATCGGCAAAAAAGGAATGATGGTAGCCGCAAAAACGTTGACGCTAACGGCCATTGATATTCTAAAAAGCAAGGACATTATAATGAAGGCCAAACAAGAACTTATGGAAAGACGGGGAAAGGACTTTACATATATTCCGTTACTAGGCGATAGGGCCCCTGCCTTGGACTACAGAAAGTAA